A genomic stretch from Desulfatitalea tepidiphila includes:
- a CDS encoding histidine kinase dimerization/phospho-acceptor domain-containing protein — translation MTTTTDLPGWTGLQFFGRTTASVSHELKNALAIIKENAGLLNDYLLMAEKGTPLKPERLKILADRIDQQTRRADTLIRHLNRFGHSIDEPLTTVDLNDVVSLLAALTQREVSMKQATLQLSMGELPMTVKTAPFWLLTFLGHCMTFSLEVLGPEKVLHLQVEKVEDGARILFSPLSGLKGADKGEFPGEAENVLLQSLDAACHIDPDAGTLLVNLSNR, via the coding sequence ATGACCACCACCACGGACTTGCCCGGCTGGACCGGACTGCAGTTTTTCGGCCGTACGACGGCATCGGTGTCCCACGAGTTGAAAAACGCGCTCGCGATTATCAAGGAAAATGCCGGCCTGCTGAACGATTACCTGTTGATGGCTGAAAAGGGCACACCGCTTAAACCCGAACGCCTTAAAATATTGGCCGATCGCATCGACCAACAGACCCGCCGGGCCGACACGCTGATCAGACATCTCAATCGCTTCGGACACAGTATCGACGAACCGCTGACCACGGTCGACCTGAACGACGTCGTTTCGTTGCTGGCCGCGTTGACCCAGCGGGAAGTCTCCATGAAGCAGGCGACGCTGCAGTTGTCGATGGGAGAATTGCCGATGACGGTCAAGACGGCGCCATTTTGGCTGTTGACCTTTTTGGGTCATTGTATGACATTTAGTTTAGAGGTTTTGGGTCCGGAGAAGGTGTTGCATCTGCAAGTCGAAAAAGTCGAGGATGGGGCACGAATTCTTTTTTCACCGCTTTCCGGGTTGAAGGGGGCGGACAAGGGGGAATTTCCCGGAGAAGCCGAAAATGTTTTGCTACAATCGTTGGATGCAGCGTGCCACATCGATCCCGATGCGGGAACGCTTCTCGTGAACCTGTCGAATCGTTGA
- a CDS encoding response regulator transcription factor: protein MRVLLVDDEVDLASALAERLDLRGIKADWVTTAQAAIDKADAVDYDLAILDVKMPKIGGLELRERLHERHPRMKFIFVTGYGSEMDFNKVKCQEGETCYMVKPVDIEDLLKRMKELIGDIGGDQ, encoded by the coding sequence ATGCGCGTACTGCTGGTTGACGACGAGGTGGATTTGGCCTCTGCCCTGGCGGAAAGACTCGATTTGCGCGGTATCAAGGCCGATTGGGTGACTACGGCCCAGGCAGCCATAGATAAAGCCGATGCGGTCGATTACGATCTGGCCATACTGGATGTGAAAATGCCCAAGATCGGTGGGCTGGAACTCAGGGAGCGCCTCCACGAACGACATCCCCGCATGAAGTTCATCTTCGTGACCGGCTATGGATCGGAGATGGACTTCAACAAGGTCAAATGCCAGGAGGGCGAGACCTGCTACATGGTCAAGCCCGTGGATATCGAGGATCTTTTAAAGCGGATGAAGGAGTTGATAGGGGACATTGGAGGCGACCAATGA
- a CDS encoding sensor histidine kinase, translating to MPVRNFIPGFWNVPDHLPGAPRYLFNYRRIWKLSVLLTGVVALLPLIFITLVDYKVTEQAFESEFRSTTARVVANTQRAIGFFLIERRAALDFIVRDNPADDLGDPIRLAFILDALQKSFGGGFVDLGVIGSSGEQEAYVGDFELYDKDYHEQPWFQQVVERGVYVSDIFLGFRQVPHLVIAVKQTMPDGDFQILRASVGISPFEDLLANLELGGLGDAFIINRDGILQTNSRYHGQVLDYLDLPIPEFSSATELVDAVNPEGEKLLIGYRFIQDTPFILMIVKKKQDLMRSWHRTRLGLILFLVISVTLILGVILGTATYMVNNMYVADEKRLVSLHHVEYANKMASIGRMAASVAHEINNPLAIIGEKAGLIKDLFTFKKTYSADEKLIGLVDAISASVKRAGRITKRLLTFARNLEATVEEINVGEVVYEVFSFIEKQAQVREVQINIEVSPEAATIQSDRGKLQQIFLNIVNNACAAVPNGGHINVQVLPSAGTRGVTVRISDDGCGIPKEDLNRIFEPFFSTKTGQGGTGLGLSITYSLAHEIGGQIAVSSEVDVGTTFEIQLPMTMPPRKGRNDARTAG from the coding sequence ATGCCGGTACGCAACTTCATACCAGGTTTCTGGAACGTTCCCGATCACTTACCGGGGGCCCCCAGATACCTGTTCAATTATCGCCGCATCTGGAAATTGTCGGTCCTGCTCACCGGGGTGGTGGCCTTGCTGCCGTTGATATTCATCACCCTGGTGGATTACAAGGTGACCGAACAGGCCTTCGAATCCGAGTTCCGGTCCACCACGGCCCGGGTGGTGGCCAATACCCAGCGCGCCATCGGTTTTTTCCTCATCGAGCGACGTGCGGCCCTCGATTTCATTGTACGGGACAATCCTGCGGATGACCTGGGCGATCCGATTCGTCTGGCCTTCATACTCGATGCCCTGCAGAAAAGTTTCGGTGGCGGATTCGTCGATTTGGGCGTTATCGGGTCCAGCGGCGAGCAGGAGGCCTATGTGGGGGATTTCGAGTTGTATGACAAGGATTACCACGAGCAACCCTGGTTTCAGCAGGTCGTCGAGCGCGGTGTCTATGTCAGCGATATTTTCCTCGGATTCCGGCAGGTGCCGCATCTGGTCATTGCCGTCAAGCAGACGATGCCCGATGGGGACTTTCAGATTTTAAGGGCGTCGGTCGGGATCTCGCCGTTTGAGGATCTGCTTGCCAACCTGGAACTGGGAGGTCTCGGTGATGCTTTTATCATCAACCGAGACGGGATCCTGCAGACCAATTCGCGATACCATGGTCAAGTACTGGATTACTTGGATTTGCCTATTCCTGAATTCAGTTCGGCCACCGAGCTGGTCGACGCGGTCAATCCCGAGGGGGAAAAGCTGTTGATCGGCTATCGTTTCATTCAGGATACCCCGTTCATCCTGATGATTGTCAAAAAGAAGCAGGACCTGATGCGCTCGTGGCACCGTACCCGTCTGGGACTGATTCTGTTTCTGGTCATCAGCGTGACCTTGATCTTGGGGGTGATCCTCGGCACGGCCACCTATATGGTCAACAACATGTACGTGGCCGACGAAAAACGCCTCGTCAGTTTGCACCATGTGGAGTATGCTAACAAAATGGCTTCCATTGGTCGCATGGCGGCCAGCGTGGCCCACGAGATCAACAACCCGCTGGCCATCATCGGTGAGAAGGCCGGGTTGATCAAGGACCTGTTCACCTTCAAGAAGACCTATTCGGCCGATGAGAAGCTGATCGGCCTGGTCGATGCCATCTCGGCCTCGGTCAAGCGGGCGGGCCGGATCACCAAGCGGCTGTTGACGTTTGCCCGCAACCTGGAGGCCACGGTCGAAGAGATCAATGTGGGCGAGGTGGTGTATGAGGTGTTCAGTTTCATCGAAAAGCAGGCCCAGGTACGGGAAGTGCAGATCAATATAGAGGTGTCTCCCGAAGCTGCGACCATTCAAAGCGATCGGGGTAAACTCCAGCAGATCTTTCTGAATATCGTCAACAATGCCTGTGCGGCGGTGCCCAACGGCGGCCATATCAATGTTCAGGTTTTACCTTCGGCGGGTACCCGGGGCGTGACCGTCAGGATCAGCGATGATGGTTGCGGTATCCCCAAGGAGGACCTGAATCGGATTTTCGAACCCTTTTTCTCTACCAAAACCGGGCAGGGTGGCACAGGACTGGGGCTCTCGATCACCTATAGCCTGGCGCATGAGATCGGCGGTCAGATCGCGGTTTCCAGTGAGGTCGACGTGGGCACCACCTTTGAAATACAACTGCCGATGACCATGCCGCCCCGGAAAGGACGAAACGATGCGCGTACTGCTGGTTGA
- a CDS encoding response regulator has translation MSIISLFSGSFCDEEIVLRAMAEQTGYRLVGDVDLIERAGQLAGMSEAKVERAFAAQPSVFNKFTHDRERAIAYLRLVTAQAIGEDGLIVNGFVSHLIPSRISHVLRICLIADLKSRLVKAMTTMNVPEPDALKLIHKQDEDRAAWVQSLREISDPWASDLYDMVLPTDKLAPEEIARDIAKNAASDVVRRTARSDAAVADFLLAAEVEVALVNQGHQVIVSAKDGVVTLTINKHVLMLSRLENELKTIAGKVPEVKEVTTKVGPGFYQADIYRKQDFNMPSRILLVDDEREFVQTLSERLLMRDLGSAVAYDGESALEVVREDEPDVMILDLKMPGIDGIEVLRRVKETQPEIEVIILTGHGSDADRETCMQLGAFAYLQKPVDVEELSATIKRANEKIQRKHTK, from the coding sequence ATGTCCATCATTTCATTATTCAGCGGCAGTTTCTGTGACGAAGAGATCGTTTTGCGCGCCATGGCCGAACAGACCGGCTATCGCCTGGTTGGTGATGTCGATTTGATCGAGCGGGCCGGCCAGCTTGCCGGCATGTCCGAAGCCAAGGTCGAGCGTGCCTTTGCAGCCCAACCCTCGGTGTTCAATAAATTCACCCATGATCGTGAGCGGGCTATTGCCTATCTGCGACTGGTGACCGCCCAAGCCATCGGAGAGGACGGGTTGATCGTCAACGGATTCGTCAGTCATCTGATCCCTTCCAGGATCAGCCATGTGCTTCGCATCTGTCTCATCGCCGATTTGAAATCACGGCTGGTCAAGGCCATGACGACCATGAATGTCCCGGAACCGGACGCCCTCAAACTGATCCATAAGCAGGATGAAGATCGGGCCGCATGGGTTCAAAGCTTGCGGGAGATTTCCGACCCCTGGGCATCGGATCTGTATGACATGGTGCTGCCCACGGACAAACTGGCCCCTGAGGAGATTGCCCGTGACATCGCCAAAAACGCGGCTTCGGATGTCGTTCGCCGAACGGCGCGGAGCGATGCAGCCGTAGCCGATTTTCTGCTGGCCGCAGAAGTGGAGGTGGCCCTGGTCAACCAGGGACATCAGGTGATCGTAAGCGCCAAGGATGGTGTCGTGACCTTGACCATCAACAAGCACGTGTTGATGCTCAGCCGTCTGGAAAACGAACTGAAAACCATTGCCGGCAAGGTGCCCGAGGTAAAGGAAGTGACCACCAAGGTCGGCCCTGGCTTTTACCAGGCCGACATTTATCGAAAACAGGATTTTAATATGCCTTCCAGAATTCTTTTGGTCGATGATGAGCGTGAATTCGTGCAAACCCTGTCCGAGCGCCTGCTCATGCGTGATTTGGGGTCCGCCGTGGCCTATGATGGCGAGTCGGCCCTGGAGGTGGTGCGCGAAGATGAACCGGACGTGATGATCCTGGACTTAAAAATGCCGGGAATCGATGGTATAGAAGTATTGCGCCGGGTCAAGGAGACGCAGCCCGAGATCGAGGTGATCATCCTGACCGGCCACGGCTCCGACGCGGACCGGGAAACCTGCATGCAGCTGGGTGCATTCGCCTATCTGCAAAAGCCGGTGGATGTGGAGGAACTCAGCGCGACCATCAAACGGGCCAATGAGAAGATTCAGCGCAAGCATACGAAGTAA
- a CDS encoding STAS domain-containing protein: protein MMAVIGLVNVSGFVHAWHAKWYDGVISIISFLATLVFAPHLDKGIMIGVVLSLGVFLYNSMRPKVVSLARAADDALRCASTHGLKECEYIAMVRFDGPLFFANSSYLEDKMMEILRNKKKLRHIILVANGINDIDASGEETLSLLIDRLRSAGVDISLSGVNEAVLKVLRNTHLPEKIGGDHLFPTMEKAIAAVHPQAHKESSEPTCPLLTVCHLVEN from the coding sequence ATGATGGCGGTGATCGGCCTGGTGAACGTTTCCGGTTTCGTGCATGCCTGGCATGCCAAATGGTATGACGGCGTGATTTCCATTATCTCGTTTCTGGCGACCCTGGTATTCGCCCCCCATCTGGACAAAGGCATCATGATCGGTGTGGTCTTGTCGCTGGGCGTCTTCTTGTACAACAGCATGCGTCCGAAGGTGGTATCCCTCGCGCGGGCTGCGGACGATGCATTGCGCTGCGCCAGCACCCATGGCTTGAAAGAGTGTGAATACATCGCGATGGTGCGTTTCGACGGCCCGCTCTTTTTCGCCAATTCCAGCTACCTGGAAGACAAGATGATGGAAATCCTTCGGAACAAGAAGAAGTTGCGGCATATTATCCTCGTGGCCAACGGCATCAACGATATCGATGCCTCGGGCGAGGAGACGCTTTCGTTGTTGATCGACCGATTGCGCAGCGCCGGTGTGGACATCTCGTTGAGCGGTGTGAACGAAGCCGTGCTCAAAGTGCTGCGCAACACCCATTTGCCGGAAAAGATAGGTGGGGATCATTTGTTCCCGACCATGGAAAAGGCTATTGCCGCGGTGCACCCCCAAGCCCATAAAGAGAGTAGTGAGCCGACTTGTCCATTGTTGACTGTTTGTCATCTCGTAGAAAATTAA
- a CDS encoding TetR/AcrR family transcriptional regulator, whose product MSKKAEILLTATHLLAVKGYKDASMAELAKSTGVAQGTIFYHYKNKEELFLAILKAFQEDIVEEFSRYRREHHFASGLEMVEAVIGFYLQMASQMEDRFMLLHRHDAYELARVNPTCHHYLEAIYNCLIDIFERAVATGQQDGSIRKGPARRMAMIVFTMVDGLVRFHTHNLYDAGVLYDDVVQSCRTILQNHVSPTRS is encoded by the coding sequence ATGTCCAAAAAGGCCGAAATTTTGCTCACCGCTACCCACCTGTTGGCGGTCAAAGGATACAAGGACGCCTCCATGGCCGAACTGGCCAAATCCACCGGCGTGGCCCAGGGCACCATTTTCTATCATTACAAAAACAAAGAAGAGCTCTTCCTGGCGATCTTGAAGGCATTCCAGGAGGATATCGTCGAAGAGTTCTCCCGCTACCGGCGGGAGCACCACTTTGCCAGCGGCCTGGAGATGGTCGAGGCGGTGATCGGCTTCTATCTGCAGATGGCCTCCCAGATGGAAGATCGTTTCATGCTGCTGCACCGCCATGACGCCTATGAGCTGGCAAGGGTCAACCCCACCTGCCATCACTATTTGGAGGCGATTTACAACTGCCTGATCGATATTTTTGAAAGGGCGGTCGCGACCGGTCAACAGGACGGCTCGATTCGCAAGGGGCCGGCGCGCCGCATGGCCATGATCGTTTTCACTATGGTGGATGGATTGGTCCGTTTTCACACCCACAATCTGTACGATGCCGGTGTGCTCTACGATGATGTGGTTCAATCGTGTCGCACCATTTTACAAAATCACGTGTCGCCAACCAGGAGCTGA
- a CDS encoding rubredoxin — protein sequence MARYECPCGYIYDPAEGDAEHNIQIGTAFEDLPDDWVCPKCGAEKEFFERLED from the coding sequence ATGGCAAGATACGAATGTCCGTGCGGCTACATTTACGATCCAGCAGAAGGCGACGCCGAACACAACATCCAGATCGGGACCGCCTTCGAGGACCTGCCCGATGACTGGGTCTGCCCCAAATGCGGCGCGGAAAAGGAGTTTTTTGAACGGCTGGAGGACTGA
- a CDS encoding ATP-binding cassette domain-containing protein — protein sequence MHLSGLACHQLGFARPGRKPVLEMLQARFTPGQATLISAPTGTGKSTLLHLLGGLLRPTSGEVWADGQPVSRWPAPHRDRWRRQVGMVFQHLNLVPDLSVMENVLLPCIPTASSYTALIQRAGALLKQLDLPAAGREPLQTLSGGERQRVAIVRALITRPRFLLMDEPTSFQDDDGTANLLILLAEAAADDACVVVCSHDVRLCDETRIFGQKFRLHSSRLEPDP from the coding sequence ATGCACCTTTCGGGACTGGCCTGCCATCAGTTGGGCTTTGCGCGGCCCGGCCGTAAACCGGTGCTGGAGATGCTTCAAGCCCGGTTTACACCGGGACAGGCCACGCTGATATCCGCTCCCACCGGCACCGGCAAAAGCACGCTGCTGCACTTGCTGGGCGGGTTGTTGCGGCCGACCAGCGGGGAAGTATGGGCCGACGGCCAGCCGGTTTCGCGATGGCCCGCACCTCATCGGGACCGATGGCGGCGGCAGGTGGGCATGGTGTTTCAGCATTTAAACCTGGTGCCGGATCTTTCGGTGATGGAGAACGTGCTGCTCCCCTGCATTCCCACGGCATCGTCCTACACGGCGCTGATCCAGCGGGCGGGGGCGCTGTTGAAACAGTTGGACCTGCCTGCAGCGGGCCGGGAGCCCTTGCAAACCCTTTCCGGCGGAGAGCGGCAGCGGGTGGCCATTGTTCGGGCCCTGATCACCCGGCCCCGTTTTCTGTTGATGGACGAACCCACCAGCTTTCAGGACGATGACGGCACCGCCAACCTGCTCATCCTTCTGGCCGAGGCGGCGGCCGATGACGCCTGTGTGGTGGTCTGTTCCCATGATGTGCGTCTGTGCGATGAGACCCGTATATTCGGGCAAAAATTTCGTTTGCACTCATCTCGCCTGGAGCCCGATCCATGA
- a CDS encoding ABC transporter permease — protein sequence MEKSMRWARLLVWIAGMLPLVIIMTLTADRYLRTGRQDRAALRWMAALDLPSPAFWPAGTFQRHPQLLPPAVDVRMSPLFDWDRERTPASSVATITEMPHAMFQTTHRKFWSPALASWAARDLMRQPAFTLVLFVALAAVTALAALVLLLQQTLATASTRLLEQSPHVVVRRVGAGGWLPLDAETARARAASVVGVLRPRARLWGVVSGPEGAVTLVAVDGRDHIDLPSGCPLPQPGQALAGPGVSGDETPDHISLNGSVSRLLTVIGQLPRGAGSVVHDVVVAHAEDVRALLGLGPGQASDLALDVFHPDEASALLPELAAAFDWPVQITTRQEQLGRHLAHISRATGTACLGIGPLLLAILSVVMAVGIWGRRSWETGVLRAVGWTGADMLRLHLYRGLLVGLPAMAVGTLIAHLLLFWPGMTWVPQLLFGWSGPPPGFYLSSAGSAGAWLLSMVLVGVPFMAAVFWTGWGAAGAEPGDILEGGR from the coding sequence ATGGAAAAATCGATGCGGTGGGCCCGGTTGCTCGTATGGATCGCTGGAATGCTGCCGCTGGTGATCATCATGACCCTCACCGCCGATCGGTACTTACGGACCGGCCGGCAGGATCGCGCGGCACTGCGCTGGATGGCGGCCCTGGATCTCCCATCGCCGGCATTCTGGCCGGCCGGCACCTTTCAGCGCCACCCGCAATTGCTGCCGCCGGCCGTGGATGTACGGATGAGTCCACTCTTTGACTGGGACCGCGAACGGACGCCTGCTTCTTCCGTCGCCACGATAACCGAGATGCCGCACGCCATGTTCCAAACCACACATCGGAAATTCTGGTCCCCGGCCCTGGCCTCCTGGGCCGCCCGTGACCTGATGCGGCAACCTGCCTTTACCCTGGTCCTTTTTGTGGCCCTGGCGGCGGTGACCGCCCTGGCGGCCCTGGTGCTCCTGCTGCAGCAAACCCTGGCCACGGCCAGCACCCGTTTGCTCGAGCAGTCCCCCCATGTGGTGGTGCGGCGGGTGGGCGCCGGAGGATGGCTGCCCCTGGATGCTGAGACGGCGCGGGCCAGGGCAGCGTCCGTGGTGGGCGTGCTTCGTCCCCGGGCCCGTTTGTGGGGTGTGGTGAGCGGCCCGGAAGGTGCGGTGACACTGGTGGCCGTCGATGGCCGAGATCATATCGACTTGCCGTCCGGCTGCCCACTGCCGCAACCGGGACAAGCCTTGGCCGGCCCCGGTGTTTCAGGGGATGAAACGCCGGATCACATCTCCTTAAATGGTTCTGTTTCGCGTCTGCTGACGGTCATCGGGCAGTTGCCCCGCGGCGCCGGTTCGGTTGTTCACGACGTGGTCGTGGCGCATGCGGAGGATGTCCGGGCGCTGTTGGGGCTCGGTCCCGGGCAAGCCAGCGACCTGGCGTTGGATGTGTTTCACCCGGATGAAGCATCGGCACTGCTGCCGGAGTTGGCGGCCGCTTTCGACTGGCCCGTGCAGATCACCACCCGGCAGGAACAGCTGGGGCGTCATCTGGCTCATATTTCCCGCGCCACCGGCACGGCCTGCCTGGGCATCGGGCCGCTGCTGCTGGCGATTCTTTCAGTGGTGATGGCGGTCGGGATTTGGGGCCGGCGCAGCTGGGAGACGGGTGTGCTCAGGGCGGTGGGCTGGACCGGCGCCGACATGTTGCGCCTGCATCTGTATCGCGGTCTGCTGGTGGGGCTCCCGGCCATGGCCGTCGGCACCTTGATCGCCCATTTGCTGCTTTTTTGGCCCGGCATGACCTGGGTCCCACAATTGCTGTTCGGATGGAGCGGCCCGCCGCCGGGGTTCTACCTGTCTTCCGCAGGCAGCGCCGGCGCGTGGCTGCTGTCGATGGTGTTGGTCGGCGTGCCGTTCATGGCGGCCGTTTTCTGGACCGGATGGGGGGCGGCCGGTGCCGAGCCCGGCGACATTCTGGAAGGAGGCCGCTGA
- a CDS encoding nitrous oxide reductase accessory protein NosL, producing the protein MLKRHFFFVGVCWVALFWGVTAGFAADPDGQAATGHGQGPHAALKSLDQNGRMQISEQDRCPLCGMFPAKRPKSAAAMVLNDGRTFYFCANGCLLRAWRQSERRLKVPVQGIQRMVVQDYFNGAPLDAHEAWWVAGSDVIGPMGPALVTLGSEQEVAAFKKRHGGRRVFRLREVDDELWGALFPSKQN; encoded by the coding sequence ATGTTGAAACGACACTTCTTTTTTGTCGGGGTGTGTTGGGTTGCACTCTTTTGGGGCGTCACCGCCGGGTTCGCGGCCGATCCGGATGGTCAGGCGGCTACTGGCCATGGCCAGGGGCCCCATGCGGCGCTCAAGTCCTTGGATCAAAACGGCCGGATGCAGATCAGCGAGCAAGACCGCTGCCCGTTGTGCGGGATGTTTCCGGCCAAGCGGCCCAAGAGCGCTGCGGCCATGGTGTTGAATGACGGCCGGACCTTCTATTTTTGTGCCAACGGTTGCCTGTTGCGCGCCTGGCGCCAATCCGAGCGCCGCTTGAAGGTCCCGGTCCAGGGCATTCAGCGAATGGTCGTGCAGGACTATTTCAATGGCGCGCCCCTGGACGCCCATGAAGCCTGGTGGGTGGCCGGCTCCGATGTCATTGGCCCCATGGGACCTGCCCTGGTGACCCTGGGATCCGAACAGGAGGTGGCCGCGTTCAAGAAGCGCCATGGCGGCCGGCGCGTATTTCGGCTCAGGGAGGTCGACGACGAGTTGTGGGGGGCGTTATTCCCGTCAAAACAAAATTGA
- a CDS encoding sulfite exporter TauE/SafE family protein, giving the protein MESGVDHLSMFLLGLLGSGHCIGMCGPLIIALPGRYGRWSAHIIYHLGRLLTYGAVGALMGGVNQGLVRLAGGGAQAALAWTTRMQIAISAFAAICLLLMGLARIGLVHEPAWMVKASPQRIPGYQTLMRRSLDRRNAIWLFGMGLMLGLLPCGLSYGAFTRCLAAESFATGAALAGSFGLGTLPGLLLLGTGLTRLLRRYQIQTELIAGLVMIGMAVVLFADAWTALA; this is encoded by the coding sequence TTGGAGAGCGGCGTCGATCATCTTTCCATGTTTCTGCTGGGGCTGCTGGGATCGGGGCATTGCATCGGCATGTGCGGGCCGTTGATCATCGCCCTGCCCGGCCGTTATGGCCGCTGGTCCGCCCACATCATCTACCACCTGGGGCGCCTGCTGACTTACGGCGCGGTCGGTGCGCTCATGGGCGGCGTCAACCAGGGTCTGGTCCGATTGGCCGGCGGCGGCGCCCAGGCGGCCCTGGCCTGGACCACGCGCATGCAAATCGCCATCTCTGCATTTGCCGCGATCTGCCTGCTGCTCATGGGCCTGGCTCGAATCGGCCTGGTCCATGAACCCGCGTGGATGGTCAAGGCATCCCCTCAGCGGATTCCCGGATACCAAACCCTGATGCGGCGCTCCTTGGACCGCCGCAACGCGATTTGGCTTTTCGGCATGGGATTGATGCTCGGTCTGCTGCCTTGCGGCCTTTCCTACGGGGCCTTCACCCGCTGCCTGGCCGCTGAAAGTTTTGCCACCGGCGCCGCCCTGGCCGGCAGTTTCGGTCTGGGCACCCTGCCCGGCCTCCTGCTCCTCGGCACCGGCCTGACTCGTCTGTTGCGGCGCTATCAAATACAAACCGAATTGATCGCCGGTCTCGTCATGATCGGCATGGCGGTCGTGCTGTTCGCCGACGCCTGGACCGCACTCGCTTAG
- a CDS encoding UbiA family prenyltransferase, whose product MTQIFQNRLKLFLALSRTPHGIIDMAAPALAALLCLGHFPPIQVTLVGIVTVFAGYTAVYALNDLVDLRTDRQKVDIGGYSDGENYLDGVMMRHPMAKGALSFKAGLAWAVGWAILALAGAYWLNPVCLYIFLAGCLLEGLYCKLWRVTPLRALVNGAVKTLGSVAAVFAVDPSPSPLFLIALFAWMFAWEIGGQNIPNDWTDIEEDRHFKAQTIPLRLGLHKATLVIVACLTATLFLNIVLLWVSPLTFGILPMIVVVAVNVLLLLHPALLLVERQKRELAMTLFNKASYYPLAILGIVLVRLAY is encoded by the coding sequence ATGACGCAGATATTCCAAAATCGTCTCAAACTCTTTCTGGCCTTGTCCCGCACCCCTCACGGCATCATCGACATGGCCGCACCGGCATTGGCGGCTCTCCTTTGTCTGGGCCATTTCCCGCCGATCCAGGTGACGCTGGTAGGGATCGTTACGGTATTTGCCGGATACACGGCGGTTTACGCGCTGAACGACCTGGTCGACCTGCGAACCGACCGGCAGAAAGTCGATATCGGCGGCTACAGCGACGGTGAAAACTACCTCGACGGCGTGATGATGCGCCATCCCATGGCCAAAGGCGCCCTGAGTTTCAAAGCCGGTCTCGCATGGGCCGTGGGCTGGGCGATCCTCGCCCTGGCCGGCGCCTACTGGCTCAACCCGGTGTGCCTCTATATTTTTCTTGCCGGATGTCTTCTCGAAGGCCTTTACTGCAAACTCTGGCGGGTAACCCCCCTGCGCGCCCTGGTCAATGGCGCTGTCAAAACACTCGGGTCCGTGGCAGCAGTCTTTGCCGTCGACCCTTCGCCATCACCACTTTTCCTGATCGCCCTGTTTGCATGGATGTTTGCCTGGGAAATCGGCGGCCAGAATATCCCCAATGACTGGACCGACATCGAAGAGGACCGTCACTTCAAGGCTCAGACCATCCCCCTGCGCCTCGGCCTGCACAAGGCCACGCTGGTCATCGTGGCCTGTTTGACGGCCACGCTTTTTCTCAACATCGTCCTGTTGTGGGTCTCGCCACTCACCTTCGGCATCCTGCCCATGATCGTCGTGGTAGCCGTGAACGTCCTTCTCCTGCTTCATCCGGCCCTGCTGCTGGTCGAACGCCAAAAACGAGAGTTGGCCATGACGCTGTTCAACAAGGCCAGTTATTATCCCCTCGCCATATTGGGGATTGTGCTGGTTCGGCTGGCCTACTGA
- the thiS gene encoding sulfur carrier protein ThiS — translation MIRVTINGKTESVGAGTIEQLVHDKGLRPEALVVEHNFTIVKQPQWSRIQLSEGDTLELLSFVGGG, via the coding sequence GTGATACGCGTGACGATTAACGGAAAAACCGAGTCTGTGGGGGCGGGCACGATCGAACAACTGGTCCATGACAAAGGGTTGCGGCCCGAAGCACTGGTGGTCGAACACAATTTCACCATCGTCAAGCAGCCCCAATGGTCCCGGATCCAACTGAGCGAGGGAGACACCCTGGAACTGCTCAGCTTCGTCGGGGGAGGTTGA